In the genome of Paenibacillus pabuli, the window GTCATGATCATGTGCATGGTCATGACCGTGCTTTGCGGCTGCTTGAGCCATTTATACCGACCCCCTTAACGACGCTTCGGTACGCTTAATTTCGTCAACCGGAATATAATAATCCGTATCATATGAGAATGAACGAGCAATCATGCAAATCCCTACGCCAGCGAGTCCAAGAATCGCCATCCACAGCCATCCGAATACAAAGCCGAAACCGGCGATGAACCAGAATATAGACATGATGAACGGGATCGCAGAATTTTTAGGCATATGAATCGGCTCAAGCGGCTGTTCAGGTGGATAGATCCCTTTAGCACGACGTTCTTTCTCTTCCCACCACTCATCAATATCATCTCCGCGCGGTGTAACGGCGAAGTTATATTCAGGAGCAGGTGAAGGGATTGACCACTCGAGCGTACGACCACCCCAAGGGTCGCCAGATGCTTTGAGTGTTTTGTATTTCCGAATACCGTCTGCGATTTGCGCAACCTGGAACAAGAAACCTGCTCCCATCAGGAACGCCCCGATTGTGGATACAAAGTTTAATTCCCACCAGCCAGTATCCCATCCATATGTGCTCAGACGACGGGTCATCCCCATCAGGCCGACAGCATATTGCGGCATGAAACATACATAGAAACCGATATTCCATAACCAGAATGCCCATTTGCCCAGTTTCTCTTCCAGTTTGAAACCGAACATTTTAGGCCACCAGTAATACAGACCAGCGAAATAACCAAAGGCAACACCGCCGATTAACACTTGGTGGAAGTGGGCAATCAGGAAGTAACTGTTGTGGAACTGAAAGTCAGCTGGTGCAACAGATAGCATAACCCCTGTCATACCCCCAACAATAAAGCACGGTATAAAGGCAATTGTCCACAACATCGGAGTTGCCATTGAAATCCTGCCTCGATACATCGTAAACAGCCAGTTAAAGATCTTAACCCCTGTCGGAATAGCAATCAACATCGTGGTTACGGCGAAGAATGCATTGACATCTGCTCCCGAACCCATCGTGAAGAAGTGATGCGCCCATGTAAAGAAGGACAGGAAGCTAATGATCAGCATCGCAAATACCATTGATTTGTAACCAAACAATTTTTTCTTCGAGAATGTACTTACAATCTCGGAGAACACACCGAATGCCGGCAAGACAACGATATATACCTCAGGGTGACCCCACATCCAGATCAAGTTGATATACATCATCGGATTACCGCCCAGATCAAGTGTGAAGAAATGCGCCCCGGCAAACCTGTCGAGGAAGAGCAATGCAAGTGTCACTGTCAAGATTGGGAAAGCAAACAGAATGATAATACAAGTGGAGAATACCGACCATGTAAACATCGGCATTTTCATCCATTTCATGCCTGGCGCACGCATTTTAATGATGGTAACCAGGAAGTTGATACCGGTAGCCAGGGAACCGATACCCGAAATCTGAATACCCCATATATAGAAGTTTTGTCCTACCCCCGGGCTATGCGATAGCTCCGATAAAGGCGGATAACTGAGCCAGCCTGCGTCCGGTGAACCACCGATAACGAAGGACAGGTTGAACAGCATTGCTCCCAGGAAGAATAACCAGAAGCTTAGTGCATTAAGGAATGGGAACGCAACGTCCCTTGCCCCAATTTGAAGCGGTACAATAACATTAAATAAACCGAACATAAACGGCATCGCCATGAACAGGATCATGATCGTACCGTGCGTCGTGAAGACCTGATTATAATGCTCGGGATGTAAGAAATCCATGTTAGGCATAGCTAGCTGAAGACGCATCATCAGTGCATCCACACCACCACGGAAAAGCATGATAATGGAAGCAATAATATACATAATACCGATCTTTTTGTGATCGACGGTAGTTAACCAGTTACGCCAGAGCCAGCCCCATTTTTTGAAATAAGTCAGCACCGCTACGATGGTAATCATCGTAATTCCGATCGCCACATCCGCACCATAAATCAGCGGATCGCCGGTAACGAAAAACTCCGATGCAAACTCCTTAAGTCTCTCTAACATTGGGGGCCTCCTTTCGAATCTTTAGTTAGCACTCTTGTCCACGTCTTGTGTAGTAATCTCTTTGGCACCTGAAGCTTCACCGTGCTTGCTGTGAGCACTTTGACCGTCAACAACATACTTGGTCACAATGTCCTGGAACAGCCCTTCAGGGAAGGAAGAATAATAAGCTACATTGCTTGTTCCCGGTTCCGCCAGTGTTTTATACATTTCTTGCGTCAGCGGTTGGGATTGCTGCTTCACTTCATTTACCCATTTGTCGAAATCTTCTTCTGATGTAGCATTAACATCAAAACGCATTTGGGCAAAATGTTCCCCGGTAAAGTTGGCACCTGAACCCCAATATTGACCTTCATGATCAGCTTGCAAGTACAAGGTCATCGCCATACCCGACATTGTATAAATTTGTCCACCCAATTGCGGAATCCAGAACGAGTTCATCGGTGAATCCGCAGTGAGCTCAAATTTTACGGGCCGGTCTGCCGGGATATTCAACGTGTTGACCGTTGCAATACCTTGCTCCGGATACATAAACAACCATTTCCAGTCCAGTGAAGATACTTGAATGGTCACCGGTGCTTTCTCGGAAGCCATTGGTTTCGAAGGCTCCAGATCATAGGTGTAGCGGATCGTAACGATCGCCAGCAACCCAATAATAATAATTGGAATGGTCCACCAGATTGCCTCCGCTTTTGTGCTATGAGCCCAGTTAGGCTCATATGCAGATTTATTGTCCGGTTTGTCGCGGTAACGCCATACAATTACAGCAGACAAAATCAATACAGGCACAATAACGACTGCACACAGAATTGTCGAAATGACAATCAAATCTCTCTGCGAAGCGCCAATAGGCCCTTTCGGATCCAGAACAACGTACTGCCCGCCTGCCAGCATTGGCCAGACAATCAATGCAATTGTAACCAACGTCAGGACAACCGGAATGATTATCCGAATTAGCGACCTAGGTTTCTTGTTCATCTTGATCCCCTCTCCTTAAATTCGCTCATACTGAAAAAACAGTATACTACTCTCTTCCTTCTAAAGATATCAGAAATGAGCAACTTTTTTGTTCATGTTAACAAATTTGTCGATTTTGCACCTTAAATGTGTGAATTTTTTCTCACAAATCACTTGCATACTTGATATTTCCTCATTGTAATCTTTACACTTCAAGTCACAAAATAAAACCCTTTGCAGTCCCGTTGAACAGTATCAACGAATCCGCAAAGGGCTTTATTGACTGGGATTTCGAGTACTTATCCAGTCTTATTATGAACGAATAAACGGAAAAATATTTAATCGGCACCTTCGTCTTCCCGGCGTGTATGAACTAGTCCAATGGATTTGGCAATGACATAAATAAATACACTGCCAACCAGGAAACCGATTCCCACCATTAATCCGAGGTTACGATCATTAAAATCATTCAGGTTAATCAGGCACATGACCACTCCCGTAATGAGGGCAATCCAAGCCAGAACTGTCATCGTTAGCACTGCACGCCGCATATTTTTATCTTTGCGCTCCAATTGGCTTACCATTGCTGTCTTCGATGCCATAGTAAACACTTCCTTTTCCCTTTTTGTAAGTGCTTTCCTTATACCAATATACCACATCAGTATGATTTTTAGTCAACAAATGTTCAAATTTATTTCGCAATTTGGACACTTTATTTGTGTTTTAACTGTTGACAAGAACCAGAACACTTCTTCTTACTTCTTATAACCCAAAAACGCTCTCCTCATAACATGAAATATCCGGACCTTATGAAGCCTTCATGAACTTGTGCACTCTTCGCTGAAATTAAATAACAAAAAAAGACGGGGCATCGGATTTTCGATGCCACCGTCTTTTTTCTGATTAAACACGTGTTTCCAACCAATTATTTTTGATCACATTTTGATACCAGTAAAAACTCTCTTTAGGTGTTCTGACCAGCGAACGGTAATCCACATGCACCAGACCAAAGCGCATACGGTATCCTTCCGCCCACTCAAAGTTATCCATCAGAGACCAAGCCATATAACCTTTCAGATTGATTCCGTCGTTAATAATCCGATGAATTTGGGCCAAATGCTGCTCATAGTATGCAATCCGGCGATCATCATTGATTTTGCCGTTTTCCAAGTCATCGTTGATGCAAGCACCATTTTCTGTGATGTAGACATCCACATTCCCGTATTTTTGCAAATAGTGCATGAACTCATACAATCCGCGTGATTCCACGGGCCAGCCAATGTCGGTCTTGGTAAGTCCCATATCAACCTCTTCGGATTGCAATGCACCCGCCTCTGGATTGAAACGATTGATCCCCATGGTGTAATAGTTAATTCCAAGAAGGTCGATGGGTTGCGAGATGATTTCCATATCACCTTCCTGAATCGGTACTGTGGCACCTGCTTTTTCAAACCAGTCAACCATAAATTGTGGATAAGAGCCTTTGTAGATCGGATCCAGGAACCAGTCCGTATTCAGAGCAATCGCCCGATCACAGGCTGCCTGATCTTCCGGGGATTTGCTGTAAGGCTCGGCCCAGCATACATTGGGAGCAATACCAATCTGTCCTGTTGTACCCAAGCGACGGAACGATTGTACGGCTTTACCGTGAGCAACGAGTAGTCCGTGAGCAACATTAATGGATGTTTGCAGGTCCTTATTTCCTGGCGCATGAATACCAAGCAGATTGGACAGAAACGCAATACACCATGGTTCATTGAACGTCAGCCAGAAATGGATTTTACCGGAAAACTCCTTGAAAATGACTTCGGCATATTTTACAAAGGCATCCACTGTTCTACGATTCCCCCAGCCCCCAATGTCCTCAAGTGTCTGTGGCAGATCCCAGTGATACAATGTACAAAACGGTTCAATTCCTGCTTCGAGCAGCTTATCGACGAATCGGTGATAGAAGTCCAACCCTTCCCGATTGATCTCACCATCCCCATCCGGAATGATACGCGGCCAGGCGATGGAGAAACGGTAGGTGTTGATCCCAAGCTTTTTCATCAGTTCAATATCTTCTTCGTAACGGTGGTAGCTGTCACAAGCCACATCGCCATTGTCTCCATTAAATACTTTGCCGGGCGTACGGGCAAACGTATCCCAGATGGATACCCCGCGCCCGCCTTCTTGCGCTGCCCCTTCGATTTGATAGGAAGCTGTTGCTGTTCCCCAGCGGAAATCTTGTGGAAATTGAAAAATCGTCATCGTTTAGTCCTCCGTCTCATGATGACACGCGGGTCGTTTGTCCTGCGGCCATGGTCAAAATAACTACATAATCTCCCTGAGGCGTGAGCTGCGCCTTAGCCTGCTCATTGCCTTCCACACGTAATGGATATGCACTACGTATGGTAACCGAACCCTCGTGATCGGCCTTAATCTCAGCGCCTGAGAGTCTGCCATCTGCCCACTCCATTGCTACTGTGTATGCACCACGTGCTCGAAGCCCTTTCACGCTGCCATTGGCCCAGTGATCAGGCAGCGCTGGCAGCAAATGCAGTTCGCCCAAATGGCTTTGCAACAGCATCTCCGCAATACCAGCAGTGCCACCGAAGTTGCCATCGATCTGGAACGGCGGGTGATCATCAAACAGATTGGGATGGGTGGATCGAGCCAGCAGCGTACGAACAAACTGATGTGCCAGCTTGCTATCCAGCAGCCTCGCATACAGATTAATCAACCAGGCACAGCTCCAGCCTGTATGCCCGCCACCTTGTGAGATCCGACGTTCCAATGACACTTGTGCTGCTGCCACCAGTTCCGGCGTATCCAATCGGTTAATCTGTTCACCTGGATACAGACCATACAGATGAGAAACGTGACGATGGCCCGGTTCGGATTCGGCAAAATCCTTAAACCATTCCTGCAGCTGCCCCTCGCCTCCGATTCGGAATGGGTAGAGCTTGCTGCGTGCCTCACTCCACTCCTTCGCCAGCTCCTGATCCACATCCAGCCGCATCGTTGCTTCAATACATCGATCGAACAATTCACGGATCAATGTCATATCCATCGTCGAAGCCATGGAGATGCTGCGAGCTTCACCTTCCTGGGTGAGAAACTTGTTCTCTGGAGAGGTTGAGGGAGCCGTAACCAGATATCCATCTGTTCCCTCCACCAGCCAGTCGAGACAGAAGAGTGCCGCTTCCTTCATGATTGGATACGCACGTTCCGCAAGGAATTGCTGATCACGGGTAAACAAATAATGCTCCCACAGGTGTGAAGTCAGCCAAACACCGCCCATCGGCCAGAACGCCCAACTAGCGTCTCCGCCTGTAGGCGTGGAAGTCCTCCAGATATCTACATTATGATGGGCTGTCCAGCCGCGCGCTCCGTACAGAATGCGCGCTGTTCTTCTCCCGGTATCGCTTAGATCCTCCAACAAGCCAAACAGCGGCTCATGGCATTCACTCAGGTTACATACTTCTGCCGGCCAGTAATTCATCTCGGTATTGATATTAATTGTGTAATCACTGTGCCATGGCGGCTCCACCTGATGATTCCAGATTCCCTGCAGATTGGCTGGTTGACTTCCTTTGCGCGAACTACCCATTAACAGATATCTGCCATATTGAAAATAGAGTGCCTCCAAGCCGGGATCATTGGCTCCAGCCTGATAAGCTTGCAGCCGTTCATCTGTAGGCAATTCTTCATTGGCTGATGCGCCGAGATCAATAGATACTCTTGAAAATAAAGCCTCATGATCCAGCACATGTCGCTCCCGAAGTGCTTTCATGCCATGAGCCATCGCTTTGGTGATTACCTCCACGCACTCCTGCTCCAGAAGCACACCTTCTTTTACAGGCGCTACATCATAACCTTCAAAAGCAGTCGCCGCGGTCAGATAAAAAACAACCTGGTCGGCTTCCTGAATATGAAGCTTCCCGTCCCTAATCGCTATTTCGGCATTCTTGCCCGTCAGAGTAGCGGCCAATCGCACAGCATAAGCCGTCCCTCGATCTTCTTCGTAGATGACAGACTCTGGATGATCTCTGAAATAATTCGATTCAACATGACTCGGACATCTACTGAACAACGTAAGTGCATGGCCCGAAGCCTCAACGTGATATGGATGTGGACTATCCAAAGTAACACTGACGTTCACAGCTCCATCACGATCAGAAGTGATGGTACAAACCATGAGATCATCCGGTGCACTGGCATATACTTCACGTACATAATGTGTGCCTTCATATGAATATTTCGTCGTTGTAATCCCTTTGTGGAGATTAAGCTCCCGCTCAAATTCATCAAACGGGATTCCAACCAGATCCTCATGCTGCAACTTAAAGTGACCCATCGGCTGATAGGCTTCCACATCACGTCCGAGCATTTCACGGTTCAGCAATTCTTCAGCTTCACTATATTGCCCGGACATAATCAGTTCACGAGTCTGCTTCAGGTACCGCTGACTGCTGTACTGAATGGTGTCACGTGGAAATCCGGACCACAATGTATCTTCATTTAGCTGGATTTGTTCATCTGCTGCTCCGCCGTATACCATACCGCCAAGGCGGCCATTGCCGATAGGAAGCGCCTCCTCCCAACGCGTAGCGGGCTGACGATACCACAGTCGGTTGTCTTTTGTTCTCTCATTAAATGGGGACATAGATAACTCCTGTTCATGAATCAACTATTTTTCAATTAATACTAAAACGTTTTCGGATAGTGCAAATAAACAATACAATTACTGATATTTCTTGCTCCAACCCCTGTTACTTACATGGATTTATCGGTTTTATCTGAAAGTGCTTTCAGTAACAAAATTATATTGGATTTCGAATTTTGCGTCAATGTTAAACATCACATGCTCAACAAAAAAAAGACCCTTTGCTAAGGGCCCTTTTTTGTATATTTACTATTTATCTAATCATTGTTATTTTACGTCTTTGCCTGTCCACAGAGATACACGGTCCTTAACCCAAACAGTGTACTGTTTCTCCATTTCGACTGCGCCGGCTTTATCCAACTCGGCAAGGAAATCATCATATACTTTATCAAAGTTCGCAGCTGTAGTCAGAACTGCTTCAGGGATACGCTTACGCACGATATCCTGTGTTTTCTGGAATGTTACGCTGTAATCAGTACCTGAAGGTACTGGCATGTTGTATGCTGCGCCCCAGTCTTTCAGCTTCAGATCATCCTCGGAAGGATAGAAGTCTTTCCATGTTGTAATGCCATATGCTTTCAACGTTTCTTTCTCTGCTGCAGTATACCCAGCCTGGATCTGCTCAGGGAAGTTCGTTGTGTAATAGTTATCCGTAGAATCTTTCACACCGTCACCGTATCTCGCACTAAATATGTTATACATTCCGATTCCTGTTTCTTTGGAGAAGTTAGAGTTGTCATTGGTTTTGCGATCCTGAATGTCCTGAGGGATCACCCGTTGACCGTTTTCTACATTATAGTGCTCGCCTTCAATTCCCCAGTTTCTCAACACTTGACCTTCATCCGAAGCAAGCCAGTCCATAAATTTGATAATGCGAACTGGATCTTTGGCAGAAGTTGTGATTCCGATGCCGTATCCGTCAAATCCGGTTGGCTGGAACGTATGGTCCACAATGTCCTTGTTCAGGGATACAGAGAAGTGAGCATATGTGCTGTCATCTTTACCCGCAGATTTAAGAGCATTTTCCGCTTCCTGATAATTCCACTCTTGGTCAATCAGACCGAGTACACGACCACTTGCGATTTTGGATTTATATTGGTCGTCCTTTTGCACAAATGTATCTTTGTCCAGAAGTCCTTCATTATACATTTTGTTCAACCAACGGAAGTATTCCTTCTCCTCTGGACGTTTGTAGTGCAGCATCGCTTCATACGTCTCAGGGTTGATATAGTATTCTCCATCATCCGGTGCGCCAGTTGCCTGGAAGGCCGGGTTTGTTACCGTAATCATAATTTTCCAGTCATCGGCATTCAGTGTCAACGGGATGGTTGGCTGGCCGTCAATCGTCGGGTGTTTTTTCACATACTCTTTCAATACATTCTCATAATCCTCAAGTGTTTTCACTTCAGGGTATCCGAGCTCTTTCAATACCTTTTGCTGAATTTCGAATCCACCTGTTGCGTCAAACGCAACAT includes:
- the cyoA gene encoding ubiquinol oxidase subunit II, translating into MNKKPRSLIRIIIPVVLTLVTIALIVWPMLAGGQYVVLDPKGPIGASQRDLIVISTILCAVVIVPVLILSAVIVWRYRDKPDNKSAYEPNWAHSTKAEAIWWTIPIIIIGLLAIVTIRYTYDLEPSKPMASEKAPVTIQVSSLDWKWLFMYPEQGIATVNTLNIPADRPVKFELTADSPMNSFWIPQLGGQIYTMSGMAMTLYLQADHEGQYWGSGANFTGEHFAQMRFDVNATSEEDFDKWVNEVKQQSQPLTQEMYKTLAEPGTSNVAYYSSFPEGLFQDIVTKYVVDGQSAHSKHGEASGAKEITTQDVDKSAN
- a CDS encoding GH1 family beta-glucosidase; amino-acid sequence: MTIFQFPQDFRWGTATASYQIEGAAQEGGRGVSIWDTFARTPGKVFNGDNGDVACDSYHRYEEDIELMKKLGINTYRFSIAWPRIIPDGDGEINREGLDFYHRFVDKLLEAGIEPFCTLYHWDLPQTLEDIGGWGNRRTVDAFVKYAEVIFKEFSGKIHFWLTFNEPWCIAFLSNLLGIHAPGNKDLQTSINVAHGLLVAHGKAVQSFRRLGTTGQIGIAPNVCWAEPYSKSPEDQAACDRAIALNTDWFLDPIYKGSYPQFMVDWFEKAGATVPIQEGDMEIISQPIDLLGINYYTMGINRFNPEAGALQSEEVDMGLTKTDIGWPVESRGLYEFMHYLQKYGNVDVYITENGACINDDLENGKINDDRRIAYYEQHLAQIHRIINDGINLKGYMAWSLMDNFEWAEGYRMRFGLVHVDYRSLVRTPKESFYWYQNVIKNNWLETRV
- a CDS encoding ABC transporter substrate-binding protein; protein product: MKGNKPKTFAMLMLASAMLVTAGCGNSGSKETSESSGTEPVTITFFGADASPTWNKMQDAVGKEITKQTGVTIEAEYDVNNGGEQKIALMAASGDFPDIIFPKGNLSKLVDAGAMLDLTDLIEEHAPNLKKIYGDQMNRLKYSSEDQAIYTIPTNMGVDNVAFDATGGFEIQQKVLKELGYPEVKTLEDYENVLKEYVKKHPTIDGQPTIPLTLNADDWKIMITVTNPAFQATGAPDDGEYYINPETYEAMLHYKRPEEKEYFRWLNKMYNEGLLDKDTFVQKDDQYKSKIASGRVLGLIDQEWNYQEAENALKSAGKDDSTYAHFSVSLNKDIVDHTFQPTGFDGYGIGITTSAKDPVRIIKFMDWLASDEGQVLRNWGIEGEHYNVENGQRVIPQDIQDRKTNDNSNFSKETGIGMYNIFSARYGDGVKDSTDNYYTTNFPEQIQAGYTAAEKETLKAYGITTWKDFYPSEDDLKLKDWGAAYNMPVPSGTDYSVTFQKTQDIVRKRIPEAVLTTAANFDKVYDDFLAELDKAGAVEMEKQYTVWVKDRVSLWTGKDVK
- a CDS encoding glycoside hydrolase family 95 protein gives rise to the protein MSPFNERTKDNRLWYRQPATRWEEALPIGNGRLGGMVYGGAADEQIQLNEDTLWSGFPRDTIQYSSQRYLKQTRELIMSGQYSEAEELLNREMLGRDVEAYQPMGHFKLQHEDLVGIPFDEFERELNLHKGITTTKYSYEGTHYVREVYASAPDDLMVCTITSDRDGAVNVSVTLDSPHPYHVEASGHALTLFSRCPSHVESNYFRDHPESVIYEEDRGTAYAVRLAATLTGKNAEIAIRDGKLHIQEADQVVFYLTAATAFEGYDVAPVKEGVLLEQECVEVITKAMAHGMKALRERHVLDHEALFSRVSIDLGASANEELPTDERLQAYQAGANDPGLEALYFQYGRYLLMGSSRKGSQPANLQGIWNHQVEPPWHSDYTININTEMNYWPAEVCNLSECHEPLFGLLEDLSDTGRRTARILYGARGWTAHHNVDIWRTSTPTGGDASWAFWPMGGVWLTSHLWEHYLFTRDQQFLAERAYPIMKEAALFCLDWLVEGTDGYLVTAPSTSPENKFLTQEGEARSISMASTMDMTLIRELFDRCIEATMRLDVDQELAKEWSEARSKLYPFRIGGEGQLQEWFKDFAESEPGHRHVSHLYGLYPGEQINRLDTPELVAAAQVSLERRISQGGGHTGWSCAWLINLYARLLDSKLAHQFVRTLLARSTHPNLFDDHPPFQIDGNFGGTAGIAEMLLQSHLGELHLLPALPDHWANGSVKGLRARGAYTVAMEWADGRLSGAEIKADHEGSVTIRSAYPLRVEGNEQAKAQLTPQGDYVVILTMAAGQTTRVSS
- a CDS encoding cbb3-type cytochrome c oxidase subunit I, which gives rise to MLERLKEFASEFFVTGDPLIYGADVAIGITMITIVAVLTYFKKWGWLWRNWLTTVDHKKIGIMYIIASIIMLFRGGVDALMMRLQLAMPNMDFLHPEHYNQVFTTHGTIMILFMAMPFMFGLFNVIVPLQIGARDVAFPFLNALSFWLFFLGAMLFNLSFVIGGSPDAGWLSYPPLSELSHSPGVGQNFYIWGIQISGIGSLATGINFLVTIIKMRAPGMKWMKMPMFTWSVFSTCIIILFAFPILTVTLALLFLDRFAGAHFFTLDLGGNPMMYINLIWMWGHPEVYIVVLPAFGVFSEIVSTFSKKKLFGYKSMVFAMLIISFLSFFTWAHHFFTMGSGADVNAFFAVTTMLIAIPTGVKIFNWLFTMYRGRISMATPMLWTIAFIPCFIVGGMTGVMLSVAPADFQFHNSYFLIAHFHQVLIGGVAFGYFAGLYYWWPKMFGFKLEEKLGKWAFWLWNIGFYVCFMPQYAVGLMGMTRRLSTYGWDTGWWELNFVSTIGAFLMGAGFLFQVAQIADGIRKYKTLKASGDPWGGRTLEWSIPSPAPEYNFAVTPRGDDIDEWWEEKERRAKGIYPPEQPLEPIHMPKNSAIPFIMSIFWFIAGFGFVFGWLWMAILGLAGVGICMIARSFSYDTDYYIPVDEIKRTEASLRGSV